TGATCGGTTTCCGCTTTTTCATCCTCTCCCAGGAACACCCCTTTGTGGTTGATGCTTAACTGCTCCCACTGGGCCCCTTCAGTATCAGGCATATCTTCATCCTCTAAGGGACGGAGGGCCACATCGATGCTTCCCACATTTTCCGCCAGTACCATGATCTCCACTTGATCCACGGGCACCGCCAAGGTCAGTAAAAAACCTCCGGGAACTTCTGACCCGTTACTTCCTTCCTCCCGATTCATTTGCTTATCGATGGCCAGGACTTCCAATCGCTGTAAAAACATTTTTGCCATCTCGGGATTAATGGTTTCTTCATCCTCTTCCCTTTCTCCGATATAGACCACTACATCCACAAAGTCCCCGGCTTTAATTAAATGGGCCACCCCCGATCCTCCCGTTACCCCGATGGACAGCGCCCGGTGGTTTTCCGGAATTCGAAGGCTGAGTTCGCTGTGGCTTTCATCCACCAGTTTTTCCCGGTAGAACCCTTCATTTTCCACAATGGTCTCCTTGGAGTACTGTCCCACAATATCTTCCCGTTGATTCATATAGTTTGCAAATAAACTGTTATGCTCCACTTCAATTTCCTTGATCATACTTCCCTCAATCAGAGTTCTTGGAGGGATCGTCTCCGCCGCTACCAACACCCCGACTTTTTCGGTTTCCGCTTGGGGGGCCTCTAAGCTTCTAAGATACATAAACCCCAGGGAAGCGGTGAGTACCGCTAATAAAAAGGCGATTAAAATCAGTTTTTGCTGTGTGCTTTTCATAATTCCACCTCTATCTTGTCAGTTTTGCACCGTAGGTGCCGGTATTGTCTAAGTCCTGATCGATCGTCGCATTGGTGACAAACTCCACAAATCGTCCGGTGATTTCCGTATGGCCTCCCGCATTCGCCACATCCTCTACATAAAACTGGCCAAAGCCTACCACCAATAGTTCGTCTCGACCTTCAGGTTCCACATCATCCACTAGGGGAATCGTCCAAAGCCGTTTGGAATCCCGTTCGAAATTGTCAAAACTGGAACTTTCTTCATTGATATAGTTTCGAATGGCACTGGTGGCCCCGGCCATGTTTCCCGGTTCCGTATCAATGAAGTCTCCTACGGAGATGGTGCCCTCATAGCCGAACAGGGAGTTATCCTTAAACCGGCTGGCCCCGGTCCCTCCCAGGGCCGCGGCTCCATAGTTTCCATGGTATCCGTCTCCGGCCCCGGCTTTTAGGATGACCTCATCCCCGTATTCAAAGGGAAATTTTTCTACGGCAAAGGGTCTCACGCCCTCGCTTACGGAACTGGCCGGTCCGATCACCGCCTTTGTTGCGGCTCCCGTATCACTGCTTAGGATTCCCAGTACCGGTGCAAAGAAATGCTTTACTTCCTTTAACCCTGTAATCTCGATGCTTCGATGATCTTCGCCGATAATAATCTCCGTATCCTCGGTATCCACGTTATTTTTTTCCAAGTATTCCAGGGCCACAGCCTTGGCTTCCTCGGGATGATTGGGCAGTTCCAAGGTTGCTGCCAACACCGCGGAGTCTATGGCGTTTGATAGCTTCGTCCGCTCCGCATAAACCATTCCGATATCCACCACTAAGGCCGTAAAGCCCAGAAGCACCACCATGAAGATGGATAACAGGATCGCCGCACTTCCTTTATTGTCCAGTTTTTTCATATTTTCACCCCTCACTCGATTCGCATGGAGGACTCTCCACTGAGATTCACGTTTCCGCCGAGCAAATTACTGATGAAGGGTACCACCATTTGGTAATCGTAGTTCACCAGTACCCGCAGGGTCTCTCCCGAGGTCCTCGAATTATTTTCCGGTTCAATGGTAATTGCCATCCGTTCCTCTCTAAGACTAGGACTGGTGGAAAGAATCCGCTCCTCCATTTCTTCATCGGTGGCGCCCACAATACCGATCCGCGCCCCTTCCCGGGTGGCGTTTTGCACGGAGAGGTAAGCATTAAACATCATTCCGAACTCCGCAATCCCCATTACCAACAGCAGCAGGATGGGAAGGATCAACGCGAATTCCACCATGGCCTGTCCCTTTTGATTTTTCAGTACCTTCACTTGATCCCTCCTGTTCTTTGATGAAATAAAGGGCCCCTAAGGGCCCCTCTACATCGGCGAAGCTTGTTTATGTATTTTTTGTAGTGTTATGATGTAAGAGCTTATGGCCGATTAAGAAATTCGACTAGACTTTAGAAAACTTTTTATTGAGTATTGATTATTCTTCTCCTCCTGGCAGGTGCTCAATAATGGCATCAAATGTATTTTCAATTCCACCTGAAAGTAATATCAAAGCTCCAACCAGCACCACTGCTACCAATCCGATAATCAATGCATATTCCACCATTCCTTGCCCCTTCTTGTTCCCTAAGTGCATTACTGCTAAATTCATCATTTGCTTTAACATGTTCATTCCTCCTTTGATTTTTTTGCTTTCGCGCTTATAAAGTACTCCTATAATTTCTGTCCGTATGAGCGAAGCTGTTTTTAAGTTACAACCATTATAGTACGGGAGGCGATTTCATATAAGATTCAAATGGTCCTTTTGTGCCGGGGAGAAAGGGCATAAAAAAACAGGGACCATGGTCCCTGGATAATTTCTCCATTCTTATGTATGGATTTCTTATTTTTCCCCGTAAAGCTTTCGGTAATAGCTTTCCACATCGTTTTCAATGGCCAGTATGGTGGCCTGTACCCGGTCCTTAACCCCTAGCTTTCGAAAAATACCGGTGGCGTAGTTTTTCACGGTTTTTTCCGAGATGAATAAATTTTCCCCGATTTCCCGATTTCCCCGGCCCCTTGCAATTTCCCGAAGCACCTCCACTTCCCGGCGACTCAGTGCGTCCAAAAGACTGGACTCCTGATGGTCTTTCGTGGTCATCTGATCAAACAACATGGTGACCAAGGATTTGTCGATGTATTTTTCTCCGTCGTATACAGTACGAATGGCCTCCACAATTTCGGTGCCCGCGGAGTCCTTTAAAACATAACCGTCGGCGCCGATGTCGATGGCTTTTCGGATGGTGGAGTCGAAGCGTTCGATGGTCAGCATGATTACCTTTATTTTCGGATCGCTTTCCTTCAGTTTTTTCAAACTGTCCAAACCGTTGATCACAGGCATGTTTACATCAAGAAGCACCACATCGGCTTCATGGGTGTTCAGACCCTCCAGTAATAGCTTTCCGTTTTCCACTTCTCGAATAATTTTAATGTCCTCTTCCAGTCCGATAATGGTTCTGAGCCCTTGGCGAATCAGGTCATGATCATCGGCGATAATTATTTTAATTTCCTTCACTCTCATCCCGAATCACTCCTCGATTAATCGGTAATTTTACGGTATATACGGTACCCTGGCCCAGGGTGGATTCGATATTTACGGTGCCCTGGAGCTGATCCACCCGGTCATAGATGCCGATCAGTCCATAGGAGGTTTCACTGCTTTTTACACGGTCTAAGGTTTCCTCCACATCAAAACCCACACCGTCATCGGATATCACCAGTCGTAAATACTTTGTGCCGTAATCCAGCTTCACTTCCGCCTTCTTTGCTTTGGCATGCTTGATCATATTGTTAAAGACTTCCTGGACGATCCGGTACACCGCCACTTGGATGATATGCTCCACCTCTTCGTTCAGGGGCTTTAACTTCAGGTTAATATGGATTCCCGACTGGAGTATGATGGACTTGACCGCTTCCTTAATGGTTTCATTCAATCCTAAATCCTCCAGGGACATGGGACTCAGGTTAAAAATAATCCCCCGTACTTCCTTTAAGGCGAGGGCAATGCTCTCCTTTAACTCCCCCAGCTCTTCCAGACCGGAGTCCAAATCCCGCTGTAGCATCACTTTGCAGACATCCACCTTCATGGAGGCGTTGGCCATGTACTGAGCGGGACCGTCGTGGACGTCTCTGGCAATCCGCTTTCGTTCATTTTCCTGGGCCTCCAGGATTTTAATCCCCACAAACATCTCCGAGGTCTGGTCCACATCCCCTAAGGCGGCGATCACATCCCCCTCTAGATAGCCCAGGGCAATACTGATTTGATTGATGACCCGCTCAGCGCTTTCGATATTTTGGCTGGATTTTTTCAGGGCCAGCTCCAGGTCGTTCCGTCGTTTTTTCAGTTCTTTTTCTTTATTTTGTTTGATTACATAATCAATCCGGGTTTGGGAAGCCGCTTCATAGGCGGCTTTGATATCCCCTTCGCTATGCTTGTGAAAATCTCTGGAAACCCGGGCAAGTTTCTTTCGCATCAGCTTGTCTTTCTTTTCCAGATCGTCCACCTCTTGAATGACCTCTTTGGTTTCCTTTTGTAGACTCAGCAAATCATTTTTCAGTTTTTCCTGTTCGCTTCGAATATTCTGTACGATTTCCAGTATGTAATTTCGACTGTTCCCCATTTCACTGGTGATTTTTTTTATGATTTTGTTGATGGATTGAAAATCTAAATTGGTTGGGTTCATAATTTTTCTCCTATCCATAGGGATTCCTCGAAAAAGGGGGGGTTCCCAAAACCTTCATCGATGTTTCTCTATAGAGTATATTATACCCATGGAATATTCCAATTACCATGGGAAATTAGACATAGGGGGTTTACAAAATAAGGATCAGCCCTTAGAGCTGATCCGTTTTTACCTGTTCTTGCTTACTTCGCCCGATCTTCCCTTCTGGGAGGCCGGGGACCAAAGTACTGATAAAGGTCGGTTTTGATTCGACCGTTATAAAGCTTTCGCTTTTTATCCGCTTTTTTGCCGTAATGCTTTTCAAAGTCTTCCTTGGAGGTAATGATGTACTTGGACCAGGAAGAAAAGTTTTCAAAGGTTCTGCCCATCTTCTTGTACAGCCTTTCCACCTCCGCTTTGTGGGAAAGCCGCTCCCCATAAGGGGGGTTGGTGATGATGCAGCCGTACTCAAAGCGGGAGCTGATCTCCCCTACATCTCTTTTTTGAACGTGGATATCCTCTTCTAAGAAGGCTTCGTCAATATGGTGTCTTGCCAGACTTAAGGCTTCTTCGTCCACATCGGAGCCCTGGATCCGAAGTTTTCGGTCCTTTTTCTCCAAGTCATGGGCCTCCCTACGCCCTTGATTCCAGAGAGCTTTTTCAAGGGTGGTCCATTCCTCTGCGGCAAAGTTACGGTAAATTCCCGGAGCAATGTTTTTGCCGATCAGTCCCGCTTCAATGAGGATCGTTCCGGAACCGCACATAGGGTCAATCAGGGCCCGGTCATGATCCCAAAAGCTTAACTGAATGATGGCCGCCGCTAAGGTTTCCTTAATCGGCGCCGGACTGGTAAGACTTCTATACCCCCGTTTATGCAGTCCGGGACCGCTGGTATCAATGGTTAAGGTAGCCTCATCCTTTAACAGGGCCACCTCAATTTTATACATTCCCTGCTTTTCTTCAAACCAACTGAGCTTATAATCCTTTTTCAAACTTTCCACCACGGCTTTTTTCACGATGGCCTGACAGTCGGGTACACTGAATAGCTTGGAGTTAATGGACTTTCCCGTTACGGGAAATTCTCCGTCCTTGGGGATCCACTGACTCCAGTCCAGGGCCTTGGTTTTTTCAAAGAGCTCATCAAAGGTGGTGGCCTTAAAGGATCCGATTTTGAGGAGCACCCGATCCGCACTGCGAAGCCACAGATTGGCCCGTACGATGCCTAAGGGATCCGCTTCAAAGATCACCCTGCCGTTTTCCACGGTCACCTTTTCATAGCCCAAAGCCTTGACTTCCCTTGCCACAATGGCCTCTAAGCCGAAGGCTGCGGTTGCGATTAATTGTATCTTATCCACAAAATTTCCTACTTTCCTGTGCCCCGGGATAGAATCGACCCAGGGCTTTTTATCTTTTTCTTCGATTGACGTTTCTTTCATTATGCGTTTCTTTATGCGTTTCTTTATGCGTTTCTTTCATTAGACGTTACTCCAACTGACTTTGCTGTAGCGGCTCTCCTAAGCTACTTACTTGAAAATGGCATCAATTTCATTAAAGAGATGCTTATTCTCCTCTAACTTATGCTCATTCCCCACGACGCAGAGATAATCCTTTGCCATCACATCCCGGATCAGATCCGCCTGGGCTCTGAGATCCTCCACGGTGGTGGTCACGATTTCCTCCCGCTCTTTTTCCAAATCCTCCTGGGTGATGTTACAGAAATAATGGGTTGCCGCCTTTTCTCCCTTAGCGGAGGGAGTCATGGGGGCGTCCACTTTACTGATGGTTCCAAGAATATACTTGGTCATCTCCCGCTCATCGGCTTCGAAGTCTCGAACATAGGCCTCGGCCTTATTATAGGTATCAATGGTTTTATTAAGATGAGGGTCCCGGTAGGAGGTAAAGAACATATTCCCGTTTCTGCTGAAGTTGGTCATGGCCCCGTAGGCCCCGCCTTCAATCCGGATTTTATTCCATAGATAATTTAAGCTGATGATGGTTTTTAACACCTGTAAATGGCCGGTATATTCGTAGCCCAGCTCCTTAAAGTTATAGCCCTTGGCCACATACTGGACCTTAGAAGAGGTGGCGATGCCGATGTTGTTTTGTTTCAGCGGGAAATGATAGTCCACAAGCTTCGGTGCTTCGTCGGTTAAGTGCTCTTCTAAAACCTTGGAGTTTTTCTCAAAGGCCTGATAGTCTTCACCGTCTCCCGTTACAACAAAAATACCGTTTTGCTTATTAAAGGTCAGCGCCTTTACTCTTTGCAGTTTTTGTTGCAGGTCTTCAAATCGCTGTTCAAAGTCTTCGTCCAATGCTGCGATGAATTTATAGAAGGTGATGCCCGAGCACTGCTCCATAAACATTTCCGCCTCGGAATAGTGGGCGCCTAAATGTCTAACCGCCACCATATGCCCTTCCGATTGAATCACCATTTCCAGGCGGGACTTCATTTCCTTGATAATGTCCCGAATCCGCTTTTTATTCTCGAAGGTGGTGTTTTCCATAATCTCTCCCATAAGTTCAAACAGCCGTCGGCTTTTATCCCGAAGGGCGGAGCCCTGGACAATCATCTTCGGATAATACTGTCCTTCCTTTTTCCGGTCCACGAAGTTCTCCACTCGAAAGCCGATGCCCCCGGTGTAGATTTCCATTTCATTGGAAATATCTTCATAGCCGTAGTGCTTTGTGGCCACTCTTCCCAAAAGCTTTGCTAAAAGCGCCGCATAGGGGATCAATTCCTGAGGCACTACCCTTAGGTCAAAGGCAATGTCCGTATAGAGTATTTTATTCGTATAGTGCTCGGCATACAACACCTTCATATCAAGATTACTTCGAATTTCCCGGGGCAGTTTTTCTGTTCGCTTTCGAATATCCTCCCTGGAGAGCTGGGGAATCGATTCCAGGTCTTCCTTGGAATCCGGGGCCGCCTGTTTTTCCTTCAGGGTTTTGGTCTCCTGCACCAGGGCGTCCAGTTCCTCCTCGCTTAACTGCTCTTTATAACTTCTCAGCTCTTTTTTAACCTCTTCATCCCGCTTTTGAATCATACCCTTTTCCGGTACTAAGGTCAGGATTACCTGATGGTTGTTGTTGAGAAGATATTTTTCGATCATCTTTTCGAAATAGTCCGTGGTCAGGGCTTTTCGTATGGTTTTAAACACCTTGTCGTACTGAAGATGTACCGAGGGATGTTCATCGTAGAGCCAGGTGTCCATGGTCTTAATTCCATAGATCAGCCCCTTGGGGTATCGCCCGTAATCCGCTTCCCGCAGCTCAAACTCTGCGGCATTAATGGCCCCTTCGATTAGTTTTTTATCGATGCCTTCCTCTATAATCTTTTCCAAGCTTCCATAGACCACGTTTAGAAATCGATCTTCCTCCTCGGGATTGGCTCCCTTCACAATGACCGAGAAATTATGCTGCAACAAACTCTCATCATAGGAGCTTAACACATCCTCCCCGATCTCCGCATCCAGCAGGGCTTTTTTCAGCGGCGCTGCGGGAGATTCCAACAAAATATGGTTGAGGATATCAAAGGCCAGGTAAAACTCCGGATCCCTCGAGTCGCCCACGGCATAGTTCACACTTAAGTAGGTTTTATTTTTCTCATTCTCCTGATCGGAAATCGGGTAAGGCTCCGTAACCCGACGGGGACTGTTAAAGGGCGGGTGTATGGAAATTGCCGAGTCCATTTCCTTTCCTTCGAAATCCTTCAGGTACTCCTCATTAATGAACTGTAGATGCTCCTCTATGTCTCCGTTGCCGTAGATATAAATATAGGCATTGGAGGGATGGTAAAATTTTCGATGGTAATCCAAAAAGTCTTCATAGGTCAGCTCGGGAATCACATCCGGGTCCCCTCCGGATTCGTTGCCGTAAATGTTATCGGGAAACAAATGCTCCTGAATTTTTCGAAATAAAATCTGATCCGGGGAAGAAAAAGCCCCTTTCATTTCGTTGTAGACCACGCCGTTGTATTTAATGTCATCGGAAGGGTTTTCCAATTCATGATACCAGCCTTCCTGTCGAAGGATGTCGGGATCTTCGTAGATATTCGGATAAAACACCGCATCCAAATAAACATCCATCAGGTTTTTAAAATCCTGAGGGTTTTGACTGGCAATGGGATACATGGTTTTATCGGAAAAGGTCATGGCATTTAAAAAAGTATTTAACGATCCCTTAGCAAGTTCGATAAAGGGATCCTTAGCTTTGAATTTCCTTGAACCGCACAGTACGGCGTGTTCTAAGATATGAGGCAACCCGGTGCTGTCTGTGGGCGGGGTCCGAAAACTGATGGAAAACACCTTGTTATCATCGTCGTTGGCTAAGTAATAAAGCTTCGCCCCACTGTTTTTATGCACAAATAAATAACCGTCGGAGTTGATCTCCTCTACGGCTCCTTTTTCCTGCAACTGAAATCCATGCAGTATCTGTCCTTCTTCTAGCTTCATATTTTCATCCGCTCCCTTCTAGTGATGGTTCTTCCTTCTTATCCTTGATTTTCTCCCCCCATTATATCATTCTTTTCCCTTCTTATCCAGAGG
The sequence above is drawn from the Isachenkonia alkalipeptolytica genome and encodes:
- a CDS encoding TadE/TadG family type IV pilus assembly protein; its protein translation is MKVLKNQKGQAMVEFALILPILLLLVMGIAEFGMMFNAYLSVQNATREGARIGIVGATDEEMEERILSTSPSLREERMAITIEPENNSRTSGETLRVLVNYDYQMVVPFISNLLGGNVNLSGESSMRIE
- the cpaB gene encoding Flp pilus assembly protein CpaB, which gives rise to MKSTQQKLILIAFLLAVLTASLGFMYLRSLEAPQAETEKVGVLVAAETIPPRTLIEGSMIKEIEVEHNSLFANYMNQREDIVGQYSKETIVENEGFYREKLVDESHSELSLRIPENHRALSIGVTGGSGVAHLIKAGDFVDVVVYIGEREEDEETINPEMAKMFLQRLEVLAIDKQMNREEGSNGSEVPGGFLLTLAVPVDQVEIMVLAENVGSIDVALRPLEDEDMPDTEGAQWEQLSINHKGVFLGEDEKAETDQGPEEADSEEEKGEEEEEDQENSGDEDNTGDSGQEEDSPEEEYSYYRVKRGDTLFSIAREVYGDHRKYQLIEEANDIENRSLIVTGRVLKIPAAD
- a CDS encoding insulinase family protein, which gives rise to MKLEEGQILHGFQLQEKGAVEEINSDGYLFVHKNSGAKLYYLANDDDNKVFSISFRTPPTDSTGLPHILEHAVLCGSRKFKAKDPFIELAKGSLNTFLNAMTFSDKTMYPIASQNPQDFKNLMDVYLDAVFYPNIYEDPDILRQEGWYHELENPSDDIKYNGVVYNEMKGAFSSPDQILFRKIQEHLFPDNIYGNESGGDPDVIPELTYEDFLDYHRKFYHPSNAYIYIYGNGDIEEHLQFINEEYLKDFEGKEMDSAISIHPPFNSPRRVTEPYPISDQENEKNKTYLSVNYAVGDSRDPEFYLAFDILNHILLESPAAPLKKALLDAEIGEDVLSSYDESLLQHNFSVIVKGANPEEEDRFLNVVYGSLEKIIEEGIDKKLIEGAINAAEFELREADYGRYPKGLIYGIKTMDTWLYDEHPSVHLQYDKVFKTIRKALTTDYFEKMIEKYLLNNNHQVILTLVPEKGMIQKRDEEVKKELRSYKEQLSEEELDALVQETKTLKEKQAAPDSKEDLESIPQLSREDIRKRTEKLPREIRSNLDMKVLYAEHYTNKILYTDIAFDLRVVPQELIPYAALLAKLLGRVATKHYGYEDISNEMEIYTGGIGFRVENFVDRKKEGQYYPKMIVQGSALRDKSRRLFELMGEIMENTTFENKKRIRDIIKEMKSRLEMVIQSEGHMVAVRHLGAHYSEAEMFMEQCSGITFYKFIAALDEDFEQRFEDLQQKLQRVKALTFNKQNGIFVVTGDGEDYQAFEKNSKVLEEHLTDEAPKLVDYHFPLKQNNIGIATSSKVQYVAKGYNFKELGYEYTGHLQVLKTIISLNYLWNKIRIEGGAYGAMTNFSRNGNMFFTSYRDPHLNKTIDTYNKAEAYVRDFEADEREMTKYILGTISKVDAPMTPSAKGEKAATHYFCNITQEDLEKEREEIVTTTVEDLRAQADLIRDVMAKDYLCVVGNEHKLEENKHLFNEIDAIFK
- a CDS encoding TadE/TadG family type IV pilus assembly protein, translated to MKKLDNKGSAAILLSIFMVVLLGFTALVVDIGMVYAERTKLSNAIDSAVLAATLELPNHPEEAKAVALEYLEKNNVDTEDTEIIIGEDHRSIEITGLKEVKHFFAPVLGILSSDTGAATKAVIGPASSVSEGVRPFAVEKFPFEYGDEVILKAGAGDGYHGNYGAAALGGTGASRFKDNSLFGYEGTISVGDFIDTEPGNMAGATSAIRNYINEESSSFDNFERDSKRLWTIPLVDDVEPEGRDELLVVGFGQFYVEDVANAGGHTEITGRFVEFVTNATIDQDLDNTGTYGAKLTR
- a CDS encoding THUMP domain-containing class I SAM-dependent RNA methyltransferase; translation: MDKIQLIATAAFGLEAIVAREVKALGYEKVTVENGRVIFEADPLGIVRANLWLRSADRVLLKIGSFKATTFDELFEKTKALDWSQWIPKDGEFPVTGKSINSKLFSVPDCQAIVKKAVVESLKKDYKLSWFEEKQGMYKIEVALLKDEATLTIDTSGPGLHKRGYRSLTSPAPIKETLAAAIIQLSFWDHDRALIDPMCGSGTILIEAGLIGKNIAPGIYRNFAAEEWTTLEKALWNQGRREAHDLEKKDRKLRIQGSDVDEEALSLARHHIDEAFLEEDIHVQKRDVGEISSRFEYGCIITNPPYGERLSHKAEVERLYKKMGRTFENFSSWSKYIITSKEDFEKHYGKKADKKRKLYNGRIKTDLYQYFGPRPPRREDRAK
- a CDS encoding sensor histidine kinase, with the translated sequence MNPTNLDFQSINKIIKKITSEMGNSRNYILEIVQNIRSEQEKLKNDLLSLQKETKEVIQEVDDLEKKDKLMRKKLARVSRDFHKHSEGDIKAAYEAASQTRIDYVIKQNKEKELKKRRNDLELALKKSSQNIESAERVINQISIALGYLEGDVIAALGDVDQTSEMFVGIKILEAQENERKRIARDVHDGPAQYMANASMKVDVCKVMLQRDLDSGLEELGELKESIALALKEVRGIIFNLSPMSLEDLGLNETIKEAVKSIILQSGIHINLKLKPLNEEVEHIIQVAVYRIVQEVFNNMIKHAKAKKAEVKLDYGTKYLRLVISDDGVGFDVEETLDRVKSSETSYGLIGIYDRVDQLQGTVNIESTLGQGTVYTVKLPINRGVIRDESEGN
- a CDS encoding response regulator translates to MRVKEIKIIIADDHDLIRQGLRTIIGLEEDIKIIREVENGKLLLEGLNTHEADVVLLDVNMPVINGLDSLKKLKESDPKIKVIMLTIERFDSTIRKAIDIGADGYVLKDSAGTEIVEAIRTVYDGEKYIDKSLVTMLFDQMTTKDHQESSLLDALSRREVEVLREIARGRGNREIGENLFISEKTVKNYATGIFRKLGVKDRVQATILAIENDVESYYRKLYGEK
- a CDS encoding Flp family type IVb pilin, yielding MLKQMMNLAVMHLGNKKGQGMVEYALIIGLVAVVLVGALILLSGGIENTFDAIIEHLPGGEE